In the genome of Rhinolophus ferrumequinum isolate MPI-CBG mRhiFer1 chromosome 24, mRhiFer1_v1.p, whole genome shotgun sequence, one region contains:
- the LOC117016507 gene encoding histone H3.3A-like, with translation MARTKQTARKSTGGKAPRKQLATKAARKSEPSTGWVKKPHRYRPGTVALREIRRYQKSTELLIRKLPLQRLVREIAQDFKTDLRFQSAAIGALQEASKACLVGLFEDTNLCAIHAKRVTIMPKDIQLARRIRGERA, from the coding sequence ATGGCTCGTACAAAGCAGACTGCCCGCAAATCTACCGGTGGTAAAGCACCCAGGAAGCAACTGGCTACAAAAGCCGCTCGCAAGAGTGAGCCCTCTACTGGATGGGTGAAGAAACCTCATCGTTACAGGCCTGGTACCGTGGCACTCCGTGAAATTAGACGTTATCAGAAGTCCACTGAACTTCTGATTCGCAAACTTCCCTTACAGCGTCTGGTGCGAGAAATTGCTCAGGACTTCAAAACAGATCTGCGCTTTCAGAGTGCAGCTATTGGTGCTTTGCAGGAGGCAAGTAAGGCCTGTCTGGTTGGCCTTTTTGAAGATACCAACCTGTGTGCTATCCATGCCAAACGAGTAACAATTATGCCAAAAGACATCCAGCTAGCACGCCGCATACGTGGAGAACGTGCTTAA